The Psychromonas sp. psych-6C06 genome contains the following window.
GGATTATTTGATGCTAGCTTAAGCGAACTTAAGCAAGCGCAAGATCAAACCATCATCTTTACTAACTTTGTTAACTTTGATGCCGATTTTGGGCATCGTCGTAATATATCCGGTTATGCATCTGCCTTAGAATATTTCGACTCACGCCTACCTGAAATGTTCGAGTTAATGGGCGAAGATGATCTTTTAGTGTTAACTGCAGATCATGGTTGTGATCCCACTTGGCCAGGAAGCGATCATACACGTGAGCATATTCCCGCTATATTTTATGGTGCGAAGGTCAAAGCGGGCTCGCTTGGTTTACGCGATACCTTTGCTGATATTGGTCAATCTATCGCCGATTATCACGCATTACCTGCTTTAGATTACGGCACCAGCATATTTAAATAATTTTTTTAAACAGTCAATCGCGTGAGGGGGAAATACCTCGCGCTAAATTAACGCACGCTAAAAACCCTATTTAGCTTACTTTTTAGACAAATTTTGGAGAGATATCATGACAACACCTCATATTAATGCTGCCGATGGTGCATTTGCAGAAACCGTTTTAATGCCGGGTGATCCACTTCGCGCGAAGTACATTGCAGAAACATTTTTAGAAGATGTGGTGCAAGTCACCGATGTAAGAAACATGTTCGGTTTTACAGGTACCTATCAAGGTAAACGTATCTCAGTAATGGGCCATGGTATGGGCATTCCTTCTTGCTCTATCTATGCACATGAGCTGATCACCGAATACGGTGTGAAAAATATTATTCGTGTCGGTAGCTGTGGCGCAGTAAGTCTAGATGTAAAAGTACTTGATGTACTGATTGGTATGGGCGCATCGACCGACTCAAAATGTAATCGTATCCGTTTTGGTGGTCACGACTACTCTGCCATTGCAGATTATGGGCTACTTGAAAAAACAGTTAACGCAGCACGCGCACGTAAGATTGATGTAAAAGTCGGTAACATTTTTTCTGCTGATACTTTTTATACCTCAGAGCCTGAAATTTTTGATGTTCTAGAAAAATACGACATTCTAGGTGTGGAAATGGAAGCCGCTGGTATTTATGCAGTGGCCGTTGAGAATGGCGCGAAAGCGATGTGTATTTTAACTGTTTCAGATCATATCAGAACGGGTGAAAAAACCACTTCAGATGAGCGTCAAACAAGCTTTAACGAAATGATTTTAATTGCACTTGATGCCGCAGTGACATTTTAACTGGTAGGTATTAAAAAATTAAAAGCAACAAGATGTATACGGCAATGTTGCTCAAGTACACATTCTAAAAAACGATGGAAAACAAGGAAGAAACAATGAAAAAAACAATAATTGCAGCAAGTTTATTCGCTCTTGGTTCAGCACCTGCTTTGGCTGCTGATTACTCAGATGGTGATAGAAGTAAAAACGATTACAAATGGATGCAAGCAAACTTAATGTATGCGGTAGATGAATTACCGGGCGAATCTTCGCACGATTACCTAGAGCTTGAGTTTGGTGGCCGTGCTGGAGTATTAGATTACTACGGTTATGTTGACGTATTTAACTTAACCAACAGTGATAGCTCAGATAAAGCTGGAGAAGCAAAAATGTTTGCCAAACTAGCTCCTCGTATTTCGTTAGATGGTTTGTTTAGCACAGACCTTTCTGTAGGGCCTATACAAGAATGGTACGTTGCCTCAGTTTACAATGTAAACGGAGATAGTAGCGTGAATAACTTCTCGATTGGCCTAGGATCAGATGTGATGGTGCCATGGTTAGGTAAAATTGGCTTAAACCTATACAGCTACTACGATGTTAATGCAAAAGAGTGGAACGGTTACCAAATTTCAACTAACTGGTTCAAACCTGTTTATTTCTTTGGAAACGGCTCATTTATCGCATACCAAGGTTACCTTGATTACCAGTTTGGTTACGACGACTCATTTGACGCATTACATTCATCAAGTGGTGGTGCAATGTTTAACGGTATCTACTGGCATTCAGATAACTTCGCACTGGGTTACGGCCTAAAAGCTTACAACGATGTGTATGCACTTAAAGATGGCGGTTTAGCAGGCAAAACAAGTGGTTTCAGCCATTACATCGCTGCAACTTACAAATTCTAATCCCTAAAGACCCTTTTTGCCCTGCAAAAAGGGTCATATTTTACCGGTCGTCAATGGCCGGTAAAATTAAAAAGAGGAGTTAACGCAATGACATTCTTAGCACAGGAAATAATTGCCAAAAAGCGTGATGGATTTGCTTTATCAGCGCAGGAAATCAACTTTTTCATCCAAGGTATAACCAACAACACCATCACCGAAAGCCAAATTGCAGCCTTTGCAATGGCCACCTACTTTCAAGATATGAACATGGATGAACGCATTTTACTTGTCTGCGCCATGCGCGATTCAGGGCAAGTCCTTGATTGGTCATCATTGCAACTCAACGGCCCAATTGTTGATAAGCACTCAACGGGTGGTGTCGGTGATGTTATCTCTTTAATGCTCGGTCCAATGGTCGCTGCCTGCGGGGGCTATGTACCGATGATTTCTGGTCGAGGTCTTGGACATACTGGTGGCACACTCGATAAACTAGATGCTATCCCCGGTTATCAAACCAGTGTAGATACCAATAAATTTAGACAAACGATTAGCCAAGTTGGCGTTGCTATTATTGCACAAAGTGGCGATTTAGCCCCTGCTGATAAGCGTTTTTATGCAACTCGCGATACGACAGCCACTGTAGAATCTATCCCATTGATCACCGCTTCTATCCTATCAAAAAAGTTAGCAGCAGGATTAGACGCTTTAGTCATGGATGTTAAAACTGGAAGTGGCGCCTTTATGCCAACCTATGAAAGCGCAACCGATCTTGCAACTAGCATCGCCAGTGTTGCCAATGGTGCAGGTTGTAGAACCACCGCCCTACTCACCAACATGAACCAACTTTTAGCCAGCAGTGCCGGTAATGCCACTGAAGTGCAAGAGGCCGTTAACTTTTTAACGGGTAAACAGGTTAATCCTCGTTTACATCAAATCACCATGGCGTTGTGCAGTGAAATGTTATTACTAGGTGGGTTAGCCAAGAGTGAAACAGAAGCAACAACTAAACTTCAAGCCGTACTTGATAATGGAAAAGCAGCGGAAACCTTTTCGAAGATGATAGCGCTCTTAGGTGGGCCTCACGACTTTGTCGAAAAAAGTGAAATTTATCTACCCCGTGCGAAGATTATCCGCCCTGTTTATGCCACTGAGCAAGGTTATGTCAACGCGATGGATACGCGTGCAATAGGAATGGGAGTCGTCAAAATGGGAGGTGGGCGAATGAAGTCAACTGACAGCATCGATTATGCAGTTGGCTTTAGTGATTTCATCAGCCTTGGCGCACAGGTCGATGAACACAAGCCATTAGCGATGATCCATGCAAACAATGAAGCACAATGGCAAGCTTCGGCAAACATTATTCAGCAAGCGGTAAGTTACAGCGCAGTGAAACCATTAGCTGAAACACAAATTTATCAACACATACGCGCATCATAAAAAATAGGACGAAAAAATGGAATTAAATTGGATTGAGTGGTACGGATATCTTGCATCGTTAGTGGTCTTTATTTCACTCACCATGAGCTCGATTATCAAACTAAGAATTTTTAACTTTCTTGGATGTCTCATTTTTGCACACTACGGCATGCTCACTGGATTATGGCCAGTAGCCGTCGCCAATGGCAGTATTGCACTGATTAACGTCTATTATTTATATCAAATCTATAAAACTAAAGAGCAGTTTAAATTGCTAGATGCAGAGATTGATTCAGCTTATTACCAGCACTTTATCGCGATTAATCAAACAGAGATAAATAAACAAGTCAGTATCAAAGCATTAAGCGAGGTAAACACCTCTTTTTACATGCTGCGTGATGACAACATCGCCGGTATTTTAGCGGGCTTTAAAGAGGAAGATGGGACGTTTACTATTTTTGTGGATTTTGTACCAACCAAGTATCGTGATTACAAACTGGGAGATTACTATTTTAATCAGCATCCAGCATTTTTAAAAGAGAAAGGTATTACCCGATTAAAAACCTACGCGACCGATAAAGATCACTGCTTCTATTTACAGAAAATGGGCTTTACCTGTGAAAATCGCGACGACAAACAACTTTATCAAAAAAGACTATAAGAGGCTTCAGATGAACTACTTTCAGCAATTAAACACATTACTCGATGCATCATGCGCCCCCTACTCAGGCTTTAATGTTGCTTCAATCGTAGTATTAAAAGATGGACGAACCTTTAAGGGAGTTAATGTAGAGTCTGCAGCCTACTCACCAACAAACTGCGCAGAGAGAAACGCAATCCAAACAGCCGTCACTGAGGGCGCTAAAATAGGCGATCTGCAGGAGGTGCATATTTTGGCGCGTAATGCAGCAAAACAGTTGGTTCAAGCTTACCCTTGCGGACCATGTCGACAGGTTATTGCAGAACAATCACTAAACGATACGCGTATTTATTGTTACGCATCAGAAAGCGATGTTAAAGAGCATACAATTGCAGAACTCCTGCCATTTGGCTTTTTGGGCGCTGAGCTTTAAAATCATAGGTGACTGTATTTAAACAATTTAAATACAGTCTTTTCTTTTCTGTTAGGTCTAAAACACCACATTTTGTAAGCGTAATTAATATCTTAACTTTATTCGCCCTAGCCTCGATCAAGATCTCATTTTCAAGCCTGAACAATAAATAAACTACTTGCATCATTTATTTCAGGAGCGAACAATGACCACGCGACAACAACAAGCAAATGCAATCCGCGCTTTAAGCATGGATGCAATACAACAATCAAATTCAGGCCACCCAGGAGCCCCGATGGGCATGGCTGATATTGCCCAAGTGCTATGGTCTGACTTTTTACAACACAACCCAAATAACCCAGATTGGGCTAATCGTGATCGCTTTATTTTATCCAATGGCCACGGCTCAATGCTTATCTATTCACTCCTACACCTAAGTGGCTACTCGCTATCAATTGAAGATATTAAAGCCTTTCGTCAATTACACTCGCGCACTCCGGGTCACCCAGAATATGGCTACACTGCAGGTGTCGAAACAACAACAGGTCCACTCGGACAAGGTATTGCTAATGCAGTAGGTATGGCGATTGCCGAAAACAGTTTAGCCGCACAATTTAATAAACCAGATCATCAAATAGTGGATCATTACACCTATGCTTTTTTAGGAGATGGATGCTTAATGGAGGGGATCTCTCACGAAGCATGTTCGCTAGCAGGTACACTGGGATTAGGTAAATTAATCGCTTTTTGGGACGATAACGGCATCTCAATTGATGGTGAAGTGGAGGGGTGGTTTAGCGACGACACACCAGCTCGATTCCGTTCATATGGCTGGCAAGTTATTGAAGTCGATGGCCATGATGCAGAGCAGATTAAAGCCGCCATTATTAGCGCTAAAGCTGAAACAGAAAAGCCGAGCATGATCTGCTGTAAAACAGTGATTGGTTTTGGCTCTCCAAATAAGCAAGGTACACATGACTGCCACGGTGCACCATTAGGCGCTGATGAGGTCATTGCTACTCGTGAAGCCTTAGGTTGGAATTACCAAGCTTTTGAAATCCCAGAGGATATTTATGCAGCTTGGGATGCGACGCAAAAAGGGCAAAGGTTAGAGCAAAGCTGGAATGAAAAATTCGCTGCTTATGAGCAAGCTTATCCGGAACTAGCTACGCAATACACACGCCGTATTAATGAACAACTTCCGAAAGAGTGGGAAGAGAAATCAACCAATTATATCGAAGCATTACAAGCAAACTCAGCAAATATCGCCACCCGTAAAGCATCACAAAACTGTATCGAAGAGTTCGCTAAAATCTTACCAGAGCTGTTAGGTGGCTCTGCAGATTTAGCACCATCGAACCTAACCATGTGGTCAGGTACAAAAGCCATCACAGCCGATGATGCATCAGGTAACTACTTACACTATGGCGTCCGCGAATTTGCCATGGCTGCCATCATTAACGGTATTTCGCTACATAGAGGCTTTGTACCCTTCGGTGCAACATTTTTAATGTTTATGGAATATGCACGTAACGCATTACGTATGTCGGCACTCATGAAGATTCGAGCAATTCAAGTATTCACCCATGACTCTATCGGTCTTGGTGAAGATGGTCCTACTCACCAACCCGTTGAGCAAATTGCAAGTTTACGATTAACGCCTAACATGAATAGCTGGAGACCCTGTGACAGCGTGGAATCAGCCGTTGCATGGAAAAGCGCAATTGAGCGTGAAGATGGCCCCACCTCATTAATTTTTAGTCGCCAAAATCTGCAACCTCAACCACGAGATGCAGCTACCTTAGCGAATGTAGCTAAAGGGGGATATATATTATTAGATTCATCAATCGCGCCAGAAATTATCTTAATTGCAACGGGCTCTGAAGTGCAATTAGCAGTGCAAGCACATCAACAATTAACAGCCAAAGGCAAAGCAGTAAGGGTTGTTTCAATGCCATGTACTGATGAATTTGATAAGCAAAGCACTGAATATAAAGATGCAGTATTACCACCAACAGTTACCAAACGAATCGCAATTGAAGCAGGCATTGCAGACTACTGGTACAAATATGTTGGCTTAAACGGCAAAGTGATTGGTATGACTACCTTTGGCGAATCAGCTCCAGCAGAGCAACTCTTTGAAATATTTGGTTTTACTGTCGAAAATATTGTTAATAACGCAAATAGTTTATAAATAGTAACTTAATCAGCACCGATACTTGCGGTGCTTTTATATACAAAAAATTGTAAATGCGCAGACTTTAATACAGCAGTTTGGACATTTACAAAAATGAAAAAGGATATTGATATGTCAGATGTATTTCACTTAGGTTTAACAAAAGCAATGTTAGATGGTGCAACCGTTGCAATCGTACCGGGCGACCCTGAGCGAGTAAAACGAATTGCAGAGCTAATGGACAATGCAACCTTCCTTGCCAGTCATCGTGAATATACCAGCTACCTTGCATACATTGATGGTAAAGCAGTAGTGGTTTGTTCTACCGGCATTGGCGGTCCATCTACCTCAATTGCAGTAGAAGAGTTAGCACAATTAGGTGTACGCAGCTTCTTGCGCATCGGGACAACAGGCGCAATACAATCGCATATTAACCCCGGTGATGTCATTGTTACACAAGCAGCTGTTCGCCTTGATGGAGCGAGTTTACATTTTGCACCAATGGAATTTCCGGCAGTCGCAAACTTTGAAGCGACAACCGCAATGGTAGCGGCTTGTCGCGATGCTGGTATTGAGCCACATGTTGGTATAACGGCTTCTTCTGATACTTTTTATCCTGGCCAAGAACGATACGACACGGTATCTGGCCGAGTAACACGTCGCTTTAAAGGTTCGATGCAAGAGTGGCAAGATCTCGGTGTACTAAACTACGAAATGGAGTCCTCAACTCTGTTTACTATGTGTGCATCACAAGGTTGGAAAGCAGCTTGTGTGGCAGGGGTGATTGTAAACCGCACCCAGCAGGAGATTCCGGATGAAGCAACTATGAAGAAAACCGAAGTGAATGCCATTGCCATTGTTGTGGCAGCCGCGAAAAAGATGCTTTAGATAAGCAACTTAAAAATAGCCCTAATCAGTTAATAGCCAGTTATTGTGAAAATAAATTTCTAAACTGTTTAGGGCTCATCTGCTTTTTCACTTTAAAGTGGCGGTTAAAGTTAGAGATATTATTAAAACCGACCATATCAGCGATCACTGCAATGCTGGTATCACTATTCACCAACAACTCGCAGGCTTTTCCTAAGCGATACTCTGCTAAGTGTTGCGAAAATGAACTTAAAAAATGGCGTTCAAAAAGGCGTGATACGGTACTTTTACTGACATGAATATGGTTACATAAATCAACTAATTTAATATCATTGCGATAGTTTTTTTCAATATATAACGAAATTTTTTCTACCAGTTTTAACTCTTTATCTCCCTGCTCTTGTAAACCTTGCTGGTGATAGCTGTTTAAGCGTTTGCTCTGTGGCGACTCACTCAACAGTACCAGTATCTCAATAATATTTGCGACCGCTAAGGCAGGGCTAAGCCGCTGATGATTAACTAATAATGAGAAGACCCGTTCGGATAACTCGCTACTAAATTGAATGCCCTGCAATGCTCCATCTAGCATCGCCTTTAATGGTTGCATCTCAGGAAAAGTATTTATTAAGCTATTCACCCAGCTCTGACTAAACCAAATAATATAGGTTTCGTTATCTGCATTTTCAGGGCAGTTTTCAAAAGTCACGGTGTGTGGCAGTTTAGGGCCATAAAGAGAAAGGTCGTTATGTTCAATCGGGCCAATATAATCCCCAACAAATTTTTGGCCACTAAAATTCCGATGTAAAGCCAGCTCATACTCAAAATGATAGTGCCAATCAAACTGAGAATCACAGCCATGATAATATTGAATTCGCCAACCAAAGTCAGGCTTATGACTGATTTTCTCAATGCTTGGTTTCATGAAAACTTCTTTTAATGGCTTAACAATGAAACAATAGTATCAGAAAATGGTGTTTATTTATCACTTGTCTGGCAATTAAGGCGTAACTTAGCAAGCAACAAAAACGCTGAGGAAACATCATGTCATTTAAGGTCTTATTACGCCGACACCCATTAATCTATTTATGTGCCTGTTTATTTAATGGCTTTAGCTCGGCCTTTATCTCGCCACTGCTTAGCTTATACCTTATCGACGAGTTAAAAGTATCGCCGATTAGTATGGGTATCCTTATTGCAGTGATGATAATAAGTGGCGTTGCCGTTTCGCAATACTTTGCAAAAAAATCAGACCAAGGCGCAAGCCGAAAAGGCATTATTTTAATGGGCCAACTTGGCTTTGTGGTGTCGACGGTTATTTTGGCGCTGACCCGTAATTATTATATTGCACTGGCTTCGGTTATCTTCTTTATGTCCTTTAGTGCCTGCTCATTACCGCAAATATTTGCCATGGGACGTAACTATGCCGATAAGTATTTAGGTGAAAAAGCGGTATTTTTTGTCACCATGATGCGTGCTTCGATTGCTGTTGCTTGGGTTGTTGCGCCACCCTTAGCATTTTTAGTCAATGATCTGTTTGGATTTACACAAACCTTCCTGATTGCAGCGAGTTGTGGGGCGATGGTATTTATCATTGTTTTTGCAGGGCTACCCAACCTGCACCTTGAAGTTTCTAAACGCCCAGAGAAATTAGTGCGATGGCAACAGATTCCGGGTGTCCTATTCTTTTTACTGTGTATCTTTTTTGCCTTCAGCGCGAATAGTATGTACATCACCTCGATTAGCCTTTATGTCACCCAAGAGCTACAGTTCGCCTCTAAGTGGGCGGGATATTTTATGGGGATAGCGGCCTTTATTGAGATACCTATCATGCTCAGTGCCGGATATTTATCGCGCCGATTTGGCTCACAGCAGCTTATTTTTGTGGCTTGTATTAGTGGCCTTATTTTCCATGGTGGCTTATTAATCGCCACTGCGCCGTGGCAGTTTATGGTTTTGCAGCTGTTTAATGGCTTGTTTATTGGCATTAATGCCTGTTTAGGTATGGTCGTAGTGCAAGACCTGATGAAAAAACAGATGGGCCTCGCATCCACGCTATTTAGCAATAGCCAAATGTTAAGCATATTACTGAGCAGTTTAATGGTTGGTTTGATTGCACAATACTTTAGTTATTACGCTATTTTTATTGTTTCATCTGCATTTTGTGCCATGGCTATCCTATTTTTAGTCTTAGCTGAAAAACAGATAACTTCAGCCGATAACAGTGAAGCTTATCCCTAATAGGCACTTGAGTATTGCTTTAAGAAAAAATAGCTATTATCGGCCTTCTGAAAAACGCTACAATGTCTTTTTTCGTTTTGATGAAAGCCGATGACTAAAGCAATAATTTGCCGTGTCGCATTAGCGATTCCACTACATAAAGCATTTGATTACTTATTACCTGACTACCTAGCAGAAAAACTCAGTATGCCAGAAGCGCAGTTAGTCGGCTGCCGAGTACGTGTGCCCTTTGGTG
Protein-coding sequences here:
- the tkt gene encoding transketolase, which produces MTTRQQQANAIRALSMDAIQQSNSGHPGAPMGMADIAQVLWSDFLQHNPNNPDWANRDRFILSNGHGSMLIYSLLHLSGYSLSIEDIKAFRQLHSRTPGHPEYGYTAGVETTTGPLGQGIANAVGMAIAENSLAAQFNKPDHQIVDHYTYAFLGDGCLMEGISHEACSLAGTLGLGKLIAFWDDNGISIDGEVEGWFSDDTPARFRSYGWQVIEVDGHDAEQIKAAIISAKAETEKPSMICCKTVIGFGSPNKQGTHDCHGAPLGADEVIATREALGWNYQAFEIPEDIYAAWDATQKGQRLEQSWNEKFAAYEQAYPELATQYTRRINEQLPKEWEEKSTNYIEALQANSANIATRKASQNCIEEFAKILPELLGGSADLAPSNLTMWSGTKAITADDASGNYLHYGVREFAMAAIINGISLHRGFVPFGATFLMFMEYARNALRMSALMKIRAIQVFTHDSIGLGEDGPTHQPVEQIASLRLTPNMNSWRPCDSVESAVAWKSAIEREDGPTSLIFSRQNLQPQPRDAATLANVAKGGYILLDSSIAPEIILIATGSEVQLAVQAHQQLTAKGKAVRVVSMPCTDEFDKQSTEYKDAVLPPTVTKRIAIEAGIADYWYKYVGLNGKVIGMTTFGESAPAEQLFEIFGFTVENIVNNANSL
- a CDS encoding YgjV family protein, with protein sequence MELNWIEWYGYLASLVVFISLTMSSIIKLRIFNFLGCLIFAHYGMLTGLWPVAVANGSIALINVYYLYQIYKTKEQFKLLDAEIDSAYYQHFIAINQTEINKQVSIKALSEVNTSFYMLRDDNIAGILAGFKEEDGTFTIFVDFVPTKYRDYKLGDYYFNQHPAFLKEKGITRLKTYATDKDHCFYLQKMGFTCENRDDKQLYQKRL
- the cdd gene encoding cytidine deaminase, with protein sequence MNYFQQLNTLLDASCAPYSGFNVASIVVLKDGRTFKGVNVESAAYSPTNCAERNAIQTAVTEGAKIGDLQEVHILARNAAKQLVQAYPCGPCRQVIAEQSLNDTRIYCYASESDVKEHTIAELLPFGFLGAEL
- a CDS encoding outer membrane protein OmpK, yielding MKKTIIAASLFALGSAPALAADYSDGDRSKNDYKWMQANLMYAVDELPGESSHDYLELEFGGRAGVLDYYGYVDVFNLTNSDSSDKAGEAKMFAKLAPRISLDGLFSTDLSVGPIQEWYVASVYNVNGDSSVNNFSIGLGSDVMVPWLGKIGLNLYSYYDVNAKEWNGYQISTNWFKPVYFFGNGSFIAYQGYLDYQFGYDDSFDALHSSSGGAMFNGIYWHSDNFALGYGLKAYNDVYALKDGGLAGKTSGFSHYIAATYKF
- the deoA gene encoding thymidine phosphorylase, with amino-acid sequence MTFLAQEIIAKKRDGFALSAQEINFFIQGITNNTITESQIAAFAMATYFQDMNMDERILLVCAMRDSGQVLDWSSLQLNGPIVDKHSTGGVGDVISLMLGPMVAACGGYVPMISGRGLGHTGGTLDKLDAIPGYQTSVDTNKFRQTISQVGVAIIAQSGDLAPADKRFYATRDTTATVESIPLITASILSKKLAAGLDALVMDVKTGSGAFMPTYESATDLATSIASVANGAGCRTTALLTNMNQLLASSAGNATEVQEAVNFLTGKQVNPRLHQITMALCSEMLLLGGLAKSETEATTKLQAVLDNGKAAETFSKMIALLGGPHDFVEKSEIYLPRAKIIRPVYATEQGYVNAMDTRAIGMGVVKMGGGRMKSTDSIDYAVGFSDFISLGAQVDEHKPLAMIHANNEAQWQASANIIQQAVSYSAVKPLAETQIYQHIRAS
- the deoD gene encoding purine-nucleoside phosphorylase, whose translation is MTTPHINAADGAFAETVLMPGDPLRAKYIAETFLEDVVQVTDVRNMFGFTGTYQGKRISVMGHGMGIPSCSIYAHELITEYGVKNIIRVGSCGAVSLDVKVLDVLIGMGASTDSKCNRIRFGGHDYSAIADYGLLEKTVNAARARKIDVKVGNIFSADTFYTSEPEIFDVLEKYDILGVEMEAAGIYAVAVENGAKAMCILTVSDHIRTGEKTTSDERQTSFNEMILIALDAAVTF
- the udp gene encoding uridine phosphorylase; this encodes MSDVFHLGLTKAMLDGATVAIVPGDPERVKRIAELMDNATFLASHREYTSYLAYIDGKAVVVCSTGIGGPSTSIAVEELAQLGVRSFLRIGTTGAIQSHINPGDVIVTQAAVRLDGASLHFAPMEFPAVANFEATTAMVAACRDAGIEPHVGITASSDTFYPGQERYDTVSGRVTRRFKGSMQEWQDLGVLNYEMESSTLFTMCASQGWKAACVAGVIVNRTQQEIPDEATMKKTEVNAIAIVVAAAKKML
- a CDS encoding sugar efflux transporter, translated to MSFKVLLRRHPLIYLCACLFNGFSSAFISPLLSLYLIDELKVSPISMGILIAVMIISGVAVSQYFAKKSDQGASRKGIILMGQLGFVVSTVILALTRNYYIALASVIFFMSFSACSLPQIFAMGRNYADKYLGEKAVFFVTMMRASIAVAWVVAPPLAFLVNDLFGFTQTFLIAASCGAMVFIIVFAGLPNLHLEVSKRPEKLVRWQQIPGVLFFLLCIFFAFSANSMYITSISLYVTQELQFASKWAGYFMGIAAFIEIPIMLSAGYLSRRFGSQQLIFVACISGLIFHGGLLIATAPWQFMVLQLFNGLFIGINACLGMVVVQDLMKKQMGLASTLFSNSQMLSILLSSLMVGLIAQYFSYYAIFIVSSAFCAMAILFLVLAEKQITSADNSEAYP
- a CDS encoding AraC family transcriptional regulator, whose amino-acid sequence is MKPSIEKISHKPDFGWRIQYYHGCDSQFDWHYHFEYELALHRNFSGQKFVGDYIGPIEHNDLSLYGPKLPHTVTFENCPENADNETYIIWFSQSWVNSLINTFPEMQPLKAMLDGALQGIQFSSELSERVFSLLVNHQRLSPALAVANIIEILVLLSESPQSKRLNSYHQQGLQEQGDKELKLVEKISLYIEKNYRNDIKLVDLCNHIHVSKSTVSRLFERHFLSSFSQHLAEYRLGKACELLVNSDTSIAVIADMVGFNNISNFNRHFKVKKQMSPKQFRNLFSQ